CACGCCGGCGTCGGATTTCTGCCCGCCGATGGTCAGCCGCAGCATCTCGACGAAGCCGCGCACCTGCATGAAGCGGGTGCGGATGGTGAAGTATAGGCCGGCGGCCAGGCACATGAAGATCAGCGCCTTGCTCCAGATCAAGCCGTTCAATGCTGTGATGATCGATTCCACGCAGTTCCCCGAGGCGCAAGAAGGATGCCCCGGCGACGGGGGCTGGTTCGATTGTGCATGAATCGGCGATGACCGCGAAGCGCGGCGTTCACCGCGGCACGTGCAGGCGGCCGAACAAGAGCAGGTCGTGCAGCCGTTGCTGCTTGCGCAGCGCGCCGCGGCGCACGCCTTCGCGCACGAACCCGTTCTTCTCCAGCACCCGCGCCGAGGCCGCGTTGCCGTCCAGCACGCTGGCCTCCACGCGCAACAGCCCGAGCGCGGGAACCGCCCAGTCCAGGTACGCGGCGACGATCCGCGTCATCCGGCCCTGGCCCCAGTGCTGGCGCCCCAGCCAGTAGCCCAGTTCCGCCGCATGCGCGCGCTCGCCGTGGCCGGGGCGCAGGGCGATGCCGCCGCAGGCCTCGCCGCCGATCTCGATCGCCAGCACCGGCTGGCTCAGGTCGACCACGTGCCCGCCCAAGAACGCTTCGCCGTCGGCGCGGGTGTAGGGATGCGGGAAGCGCTCGCTGAGTCCGCGCACCACCTGCGCATCGTCGGCATGGCGCAGCAGCGCATCGAGATCGTCGCGGCGCCAACGGCGCAGCTGCATGTCGTCCACGCTCAGGCGCAGCTCGCGCCAGGCCGCGGCGCAGGTGTCATCGGGCATCAGCGGTCTCTCGTGCGGATGAGCGGCCGAGCATAACCGGAGCATTGCGTGCCTGTCGGCAGGGCATGTGCGCCGCAGAGGCACCGCCGCGACGTGTCGCAGCGGCGCCTCTCGCCGCTGCCGTCGCGACTCCGACGCGCGACAGGCCGCCGAAAGGTCTGCGCGCGCTAATGCACTGCGCCCTCCCCTCCCCCGCGATCGTCACGAGCCGTCCCGATGCATCCCGCGCCCTCCGCCGCTGCCGCACGGATTCCGATCTTCATGTACCACAACATCGCGCAGGCGCCGCCGCAGCTGCAGGTGTACCGCAGCCTGTACGTGGCGCCGGCGCGCTTCGCCCGGCAGATGCGGCTGCTGCGGCGGCTGGGCTACCGCGGCGTGTCGATGTCCGAAGCCGCGCCGTACCTGCGCGGCGAACGCCGCGGCCGGATCGCGGTGGTGACACTGGACGACGGCTACGCCGACAACCTGCATGCGGCGCTGCCGGTGCTGCAACGGCTGGGCTTCAGCGCCACCGTCTACGCGGTCAGCGGCAGCATCGGCCGCCACAACGACTGGGACGCGCAGAAACTCGGCATCGAGAAGCCGCTGATGACCCTGGCCGAACTGCGCCAATGGCGCAGCGCCGGCATGGAGATCGGCGCGCACACCCGTTCGCATCCGCGCCTGACCGCCTGCAGCGATGCCGCGCTGCGCGAGGAGATCGGCGGCTGCAAGCGCGAACTGGAGGACCTGCTCGGCGAACCCGTCGCCCAGTTCTGCTATCCGTACGGCGATGTGGACGCGCGCGTCGCCGCGGCGGTGCGCGAGGCCGGCTATGTCGCCGCGACCAGCACCCGGCGCGGCCGCGCCGTGCCCGGCTCGGACCCCTGGCGCTATCCGCGCATCCAGGTGGCGCGGCACCACCTGCTGCCGCAGTTCGCGCTGCGCGCGCTGACCGGCTACGAGGACCGGCGCGCATGAACTTCCTGTTCGTCGGCACCAATCCCGAGAACACCGGCGCGGCGACGCATTTCGTGGCCTTGGCGCAGGCACTGGCCGGCGCCGGCCACCACGTCGAGGTCGTCGCCTGCGCAGGCGGGCTGATCGCCGAGGAACTCGACCGCAGCGGGATCCAGGTGCATTTCGGCCACTTTCGCAACGCGCTCGATCCGGCTGGCTACGCACCGCTGCTGCGCCTGGCGCGGCGCCTGCGGCCGGATTGGCTGGTCGGCAATTTCGGCAAGGAGTACTGGCCGTTGCTGCTGGCCGGCCACGCGCTCGGCGTGCGTGTGGCGCTGTTCCGGCATCGCGCGCCGGCGATGCGCGCCTTCTCCGGCTACGCGATCCCGCGCCTGGCCGCGCGCTTCTTCGCGGTATCGCGCTATGCGCGGCAGGCCTATCTGCAACGCGGCGTGCCCGAGGCGCTGGTGCAGGTGCTGTACAACCCGGTGAACATGGACAGCCTGCGACCGGATCCGCAGCGCGGCCGCCAGGTCCGCGCCATGCTCGGCCTGCCCGAGGAGGCGATCGTGGTCGGCTACAGCGGCCGCCTGCAGGTCGGCAAGGGCATCTTTCCTCTGATGGAAGCGGTGTCCGCGGCGATGGCGGTCGAACCGGCACTGCATTGCCTGTGGCTGGGCGACGGCCCTGATGCGGCGCGCCTGCATGCGCAGAGCAGCGGCCAGGCTACGTCCGCACGGCACCGCTTCGTCGGCTGGGTCAACGACGCCACTCCCTACTACAACGCGATGTCGATGCTGGCGTTTCCGTCGCTGGCGCCGGAAACCTTCGGCCGGGTCTCGGTGGAGGCACAGGCCAGCGAAGTGCCGGTGCTGGCCAGCCGTATCGGCGGCGCGGTGGAGACGCTGGAGGCCGGCGTCAGCGGCGAACTGTTGCCGCCGGGCGACGTGGGCGCCTGGCGCGACGCGATCGTGCGCATGTGCGATGCGCCGCGGCGCCAGCGCATGGGACAGGCCGGCCGCCAGTTCGTGCAGCGCCACTTCGCCGGGGCGGTGATCGCCGCGCAGTTCGTGCAGGCACTGCAGGCGCCGCGCCGCGCGCCGCAGCGGCTGGCCCAGGCGCAGCCGGAGCCGCACTGAGCCGCGCCGGCGCCGCGCTCAGGCGTGGCCGCCCACCGACGGCGTCTGCGCCTCCAAGTGCTGCAGGCGTTGCTTCAGCGCGTCCGGCGAACGCGTGTACGGCGCCAGCAGCGCGTAGAACGCCGGCACCACGAACAGCGACAACAGCGTGGACACCGACACCCCGAAGATCACCACGATGCCGATGGTGGCGCGGCTGGCCGAGCCGGGTCCGCCGGCGACCACCAGCGGGATCGCGCCGACCACGGTGGCCAGCGAGGTCATCAGGATCGGCCGCAGCCGCACCGCCGACGATTCGACGATGGCCTCGCGCACGCTGCGGCCCTCGTCGCGCAACTGGTTGGCGAACTCCACGATCAGGATGCCGTTCTTGGCCGCCAACCCGACCAGCATGACGATGCCGATCTGGCTGAACAGGTTGAGCGTGCCGCCGCTGAGCGCCAGGCCGATCAGCGCGCCGAGCACCCCCAGCGGCACAGTGAGCATGATCACCAGCGGATGGATGAAGCTCTCGAACTGCGCCGCCAGCACCAGGTACACGATCAGCAGCGCCAGCGCGAAGGTCAGCAGCACCGCGCCGCCGGCCTTCTGGTATTCGCGCGATTCGCCCTTCCAGTCGATCTGCGCGTAGTCCGGCAGCTCCTCGCGCGCCACCTGCTGCGCCCAGACGATCGCCTCGCCGAGCGGATAGCCCGGGGCCAGGCCGGCGTTGATGGTGATCGCGCGCAAGCGGTTGAAGCGGTGCAGGTTGCCCGGCTCGGCGACCTCGCGCAGCGTCACCAGGTTGGACAGCGGGATCAGCTGGCCGCCATCGGCGCGCACGCGGATCGCGGCCAGGTCGTCCGGGGTGGCGCGGCCGTCGCGGCTGGCCTGCAGCATCACGTCGTATTCCTCGCCGTTGTCGACGAAGGTGGTGACCTGGCGCGCGCCCATCAGCGTTTCCAGGGCGCGGCCGATCTCGGTGACCGGCACGCCGAGGTCGGCGGCGCGCTGGCGGTCGATCTCCACGCGCATCTGCGGCCGGGTTTCCTTGTAGTCCGAATCGGCGCCGACCAGGCCCGGGTTGTCGCCGATGCGCGCCAGGATGCGGTCGCGCCATTGCGCGATCTCGGCGTAGTCGGGGCCGCCGAGCACGATCTGGAACGGCTGCCCGCGGCTGTTGACCAGGCCGCCGCCGACCTGGGTGCGCGCGCGCACGCCGGGCAGCGCGGCCAGTTCCTGCTGCAGCTGCGCGGCGACGTCGGCGGTGGCCACCTCGCGCTGTCCCCAGTCCTGCAGGAACACGCTGACCCGCCCGGTATGCATCTCCTCGCTGACGCCGAAACTGCCGGGCACGCGCGGGTTGGCGCGCCGGATCGGCTTGTCCTCGCCGCGGTGGCGATCGAGGATGCCCTCCACCTGGTGCATCTGCCCGACGGTGTAGTCGAAACCGGCGCCCTCGGGCGCATCGATCATGACCTGGAACGACCCGCGGTCCTCCGCCGGCGCCAGTTCCGACGGAATGCTCCGCGCCAGCAATGCGCTGGCGGCGACCGCCGCCAGCATCAGCGCGCCGAACAGCCAGTAGCGGCCGACGTGGCGCTCGAGCACGCGCCGGTAGCGGTTGCTGATGCCCTGCAAGCGCGCCTCGATCCAGCCATGCACGCGGTTGGGCTTCTCCTTGGCGTGCGCCTTGAGCAGCTTGGACGACATCATCGGCGTCAGCGTCAGCGCGACGAACGCGGAGATCGCCACCGCCGCGGCCAGCGCCACCGCCAGCTCGCGGAACAGCCGGCCGGTGTTGCCCTCCAGGAAGCCCACCGGCAGGAACACCGCCACCAGCACCGCGGTGGTGGCGATCACCGCGAACGCGACCTGCGCGGTGCCTCGCCGCGCGGCGACCAGCGCCGGCTCGCCCAGGTCGACGCGGCGCTGGATGTTCTCCACCACCACGATCGCATCGTCCACCACCAGGCCGATGCACAGCACCAGCGCGAGCAGGGTCAGCAGGTTGATCGAGAAGCCGAACGCGTACAGCGCGATGAACGCGGCGATCAGGCACACCGGCACCGTCACCGCCGGGATCAGCGCGGCGCGCACGCTGCCCAGGAACAGCCAGATCACCACCAGCACCAGCACCACCGCCTCGATCAGCGTGTGGTACACGCGCTCCACCGAGGCATCGATGAACACGGTGGTGTCGAAGGCGACGAAGATGTTGGTGCCCTTGGGCAGGCTCTGCTGGATCTGCTGCGCGGCCGCGCGCGCGGCGCGGGCCACGTCCAGGCTGTTGGCGGTGGAAGTCTTGACGATGCCCAGGCCGACGTTGGGCACGCCGTTGCTGCGGAAATAGGCGCGGCGTTCGGCCGAGGCCAGCTCCACCTTGGCCACGTCGCCCAGCCGCACCACGTAGCCGTCGCCGCCCTTGCGCAGCGGGATCGCGGCGAAGTCCGCCGGCGTGCGGTAGCCGCGCTCCACGCGCAGGGTGAAATCGCGGTCGGCCGATTCCAGCCGCCCGGCCGGCAGTTCCACGTTCTCGCGCGCCAGCGCCGCTTCCACGTCGGCGACGGTGAGCCCGCGCGCGGCCAACTGGTCGCGCTCCAGCCAGATCCGCATCGCATAGCGCTGGCGCCCGCCCAGCCGCACCTGGGCCACGCCGTCGATGCTGGACAGGCGGTCGACCACGTAGCGCTCGGCATAGTCGGACAGCTGCAGCGCATCCATCGTGCTGGAGCTCATGTTGAGCCAGATGATGGCGTCGGCATCGGCCTCGACCTTGGCGATCTCCGGCGGATCGGCTTCGTCCGGCATGCGGTCCAGCACCCGGCTGACCGCATCGCGCACGTCGTTGGCGGCGGCCTCGATGTCGCGGCTGACGCGGAACTCGATGCTGATGTCGGCCACGCCGTTGGAACTGCGCGCCTCGATCGTCTCGATGCCTTCGATGCCGGCCAGCGCATCCTCCAGCACCTGGGTGATGCGGCTTTCCACCACCGCCGCCGATGCGCCGGGATAGCGAACCTCCACCGAGACGATCGGCGGATCGATCGCCGGCAGCTCGCGCAGGGTCAGGCGGCTGTACGCCATCACCCCCAGTACCACCAGCAGCAGGCTCATCACCGCGGCGAACACCGGCCGCGTGATCGAGACGTCCGACAGTTTCATCGGCCGCGGTCCGCGGCGCCGTTCGCGCCACCGGCGCCGGGCGCCGCCGCGGCGGTATCGACCACCGCCACGCCCGGGCGCAGCTTGCCGGTGCCGTCGACGACGATGCGCTGGCCGGCGGCCAGCCCGTCCAGGATCTCGACCAGGCCGCTGCGGCGCACCCCGGTGCGCACGTCGACGCGCTCGACCTTGCCGTCGGCACCGACCCGGTACACGAACGACTCGCGGCCGACCTGCACCACCGCGATCTCCGGGATCACCAGCGCCTGCCGCTCGGGGCGGTACAGGCGCACGTCCATCAGCATGCCCGGGCGCAGCGCGCGGTCGGCGTTGTCGAAATCGGCGCGCACGGTGATCGCGCGGGTGGCGCTGTCCACCCGCGCATCGACGGTGCTGACGACGCCCTCGAAGCTGCGCCCCGGATAGGCCACGCTGGCGCCGCCGACCTTGTCGCCGACCGCCACCGAGGCCATCGCCGCCTCGGGCACCTGGAAGTCCACGTAGACCCGCGCCACGTCGTCGAGCGTGGCGATCGTCGCATCCGGGGTCAGCAGCGAGCCGGGGCTGATCTGGCGCAGGCCGAGCACGCCGGCGAACGGCGCGCGCACGCTGCGGTCGCCGATGTCCGCGCGCATCTGCAGCACCCGCGCCTCGGCGGCATCGCGCAGCGCGCGTTGCGTGTCCAGCTGCGCGCGCGACACCAGCTGCCGGCCGACCAGCTCACTCTGCCGCCGGTACAGCTGCTCGGCCTCGGTGAAGGTGGCCTCGGCCTCGCGCAGCGCGGCCTGCTGGCTCTGCCCGCGCAGCGTCACCAGCGGCGCGCCGGCCGCCACCTCCTGGCCGCTGTCGAAATGCACCCGCTCCACGATCTCACTGACCTTGGCGGTCAGCGTCACCGATTCGCGCGCCTTGACCGTGCCCAGCGACGACAGGCTGTCGCTCCACGGCCGCACCGCCGCCGTCTGCAGCGTCACCGGCACGGCGTCGGCGGTCTTCGCCGGCGCGGGCGGCTTGCCGCAGGCGATCAGGGCGATGGACAGCGAGACGAGGCACGCCAGGCGGACGCCGGCGCGTGGTCGGTGCGGCATGAGCATCCCGGACGCAAGAGGTTTAGCCCAGTTTAACGGGACGACGTGACGGTCGTTGACACAGACCGGCCATGACCAACGACCCTTGCCAGCGCCGCCGGACGCCCTTCGCCAGCGCCTGCCGCCACGCCACTGGCGGTGCAGGCGCCAGGTCATCGAACCGGATTACCCGCTCAGGCGGAGCCGGACCCGCGACGGCGGGTGAAGTACGGGTACGCCGCCATGAACGCGAGCGCGCAAGCGCTGCCGAACAGCGCGCGCAGCGCCTGGCCGGCGCTGTGCGGGATCTTCCACGCCTGCAGCGCGCTGTCGTACCAAGTCAGCTGCAACAGCAGCACGCCGAACACCGCCATCGGCAGGCCAAAGACGAACCAGCCGAACACCCGCAACGCCGGTTTGGTCCGCCGGTCCTGCAGCTTGCCGACGATCTCGGTGGTCGCCAGGTGGTACTGGAACGGATCGCTGGTGGAATACAGCGGACGCTGCGTCGGTGGCGGTTCCGGGCGCACCGGCTGATCGGTCACCTGTTCCACGGCCGCCGGCGCGACCAGCTCGGTGACATTGGTCCTGGCCAGCAAGGCCTGCATCTTCGGATCCACGCGTTCCCCCTGAACGTCGTGCGGCCGCTGCGCCACTCGCGCCGCCGCCGCGTGGACACGGCCTCCGGAGCGGTCGCCGCGGATCCCTACCGCATCCCTGCTGCCATAGCATGCGCAACATCGCCGCGGCCGGCAATGCCGGCGCGGCGGCATCCGTGCCTCAGCGCACGAGCGGCGCGGCGCGCTGCTGCTGCCGCAGCGCGCTGCACAGCCGGATCGTCTCGGCGGTCTGCGCCAGGCCGCGATCGGCGCCGCTGAGCTGTTGCAGGCGTGGCGCGAAGAACGCCTCGAGGCGCTCGGCCTCGGCCACCTCGCAGCCGCCAGACGCGGCCAGCGCCGGCAGGCGGCCGCCGTCGAAGGACCCGGACCGCGCGACGAGGCGGTCGAAGTGGGCGGTGTACCAGCTCCACATGGATTCATGGGTGGCGGCATCGGCATGCGCGCCCATCAGCAGGCTCGTCATCTCGCCGACCTTGACCGCGTCGGTCAGCGCGACATCGCGCACCTTCTGCAGTTGCCGCGGATCGCGCACCATCGACAGCGCAGCGATCATCGCGTTGCGCTGCGCCGGTTCGCCATGACTGCGCAGCGCCGCCAGCAGCGCGTCCACGGCCGCGTCGCCGCGCTCCTGCACCGCCACCGCCAACGCACTGCCGAGCAGGTCCGGATCGGCGGCGGCGAAGTCCGGGCCACGGCCGTTGCTGCCGGCCAGCACCGCATCGCCCTGCGCCAGCAGCGCCTGGCGCACCGCCGGCACGCCCAGCTCCACGCCGAGCAGGCTGGCCAGATCC
This sequence is a window from Xanthomonas sp. CFBP 8443. Protein-coding genes within it:
- a CDS encoding glycosyltransferase family 4 protein → MNFLFVGTNPENTGAATHFVALAQALAGAGHHVEVVACAGGLIAEELDRSGIQVHFGHFRNALDPAGYAPLLRLARRLRPDWLVGNFGKEYWPLLLAGHALGVRVALFRHRAPAMRAFSGYAIPRLAARFFAVSRYARQAYLQRGVPEALVQVLYNPVNMDSLRPDPQRGRQVRAMLGLPEEAIVVGYSGRLQVGKGIFPLMEAVSAAMAVEPALHCLWLGDGPDAARLHAQSSGQATSARHRFVGWVNDATPYYNAMSMLAFPSLAPETFGRVSVEAQASEVPVLASRIGGAVETLEAGVSGELLPPGDVGAWRDAIVRMCDAPRRQRMGQAGRQFVQRHFAGAVIAAQFVQALQAPRRAPQRLAQAQPEPH
- a CDS encoding efflux RND transporter permease subunit, whose product is MKLSDVSITRPVFAAVMSLLLVVLGVMAYSRLTLRELPAIDPPIVSVEVRYPGASAAVVESRITQVLEDALAGIEGIETIEARSSNGVADISIEFRVSRDIEAAANDVRDAVSRVLDRMPDEADPPEIAKVEADADAIIWLNMSSSTMDALQLSDYAERYVVDRLSSIDGVAQVRLGGRQRYAMRIWLERDQLAARGLTVADVEAALARENVELPAGRLESADRDFTLRVERGYRTPADFAAIPLRKGGDGYVVRLGDVAKVELASAERRAYFRSNGVPNVGLGIVKTSTANSLDVARAARAAAQQIQQSLPKGTNIFVAFDTTVFIDASVERVYHTLIEAVVLVLVVIWLFLGSVRAALIPAVTVPVCLIAAFIALYAFGFSINLLTLLALVLCIGLVVDDAIVVVENIQRRVDLGEPALVAARRGTAQVAFAVIATTAVLVAVFLPVGFLEGNTGRLFRELAVALAAAVAISAFVALTLTPMMSSKLLKAHAKEKPNRVHGWIEARLQGISNRYRRVLERHVGRYWLFGALMLAAVAASALLARSIPSELAPAEDRGSFQVMIDAPEGAGFDYTVGQMHQVEGILDRHRGEDKPIRRANPRVPGSFGVSEEMHTGRVSVFLQDWGQREVATADVAAQLQQELAALPGVRARTQVGGGLVNSRGQPFQIVLGGPDYAEIAQWRDRILARIGDNPGLVGADSDYKETRPQMRVEIDRQRAADLGVPVTEIGRALETLMGARQVTTFVDNGEEYDVMLQASRDGRATPDDLAAIRVRADGGQLIPLSNLVTLREVAEPGNLHRFNRLRAITINAGLAPGYPLGEAIVWAQQVAREELPDYAQIDWKGESREYQKAGGAVLLTFALALLIVYLVLAAQFESFIHPLVIMLTVPLGVLGALIGLALSGGTLNLFSQIGIVMLVGLAAKNGILIVEFANQLRDEGRSVREAIVESSAVRLRPILMTSLATVVGAIPLVVAGGPGSASRATIGIVVIFGVSVSTLLSLFVVPAFYALLAPYTRSPDALKQRLQHLEAQTPSVGGHA
- a CDS encoding polysaccharide deacetylase family protein; its protein translation is MHPAPSAAAARIPIFMYHNIAQAPPQLQVYRSLYVAPARFARQMRLLRRLGYRGVSMSEAAPYLRGERRGRIAVVTLDDGYADNLHAALPVLQRLGFSATVYAVSGSIGRHNDWDAQKLGIEKPLMTLAELRQWRSAGMEIGAHTRSHPRLTACSDAALREEIGGCKRELEDLLGEPVAQFCYPYGDVDARVAAAVREAGYVAATSTRRGRAVPGSDPWRYPRIQVARHHLLPQFALRALTGYEDRRA
- a CDS encoding GNAT family protein, giving the protein MPDDTCAAAWRELRLSVDDMQLRRWRRDDLDALLRHADDAQVVRGLSERFPHPYTRADGEAFLGGHVVDLSQPVLAIEIGGEACGGIALRPGHGERAHAAELGYWLGRQHWGQGRMTRIVAAYLDWAVPALGLLRVEASVLDGNAASARVLEKNGFVREGVRRGALRKQQRLHDLLLFGRLHVPR
- a CDS encoding efflux RND transporter periplasmic adaptor subunit is translated as MPHRPRAGVRLACLVSLSIALIACGKPPAPAKTADAVPVTLQTAAVRPWSDSLSSLGTVKARESVTLTAKVSEIVERVHFDSGQEVAAGAPLVTLRGQSQQAALREAEATFTEAEQLYRRQSELVGRQLVSRAQLDTQRALRDAAEARVLQMRADIGDRSVRAPFAGVLGLRQISPGSLLTPDATIATLDDVARVYVDFQVPEAAMASVAVGDKVGGASVAYPGRSFEGVVSTVDARVDSATRAITVRADFDNADRALRPGMLMDVRLYRPERQALVIPEIAVVQVGRESFVYRVGADGKVERVDVRTGVRRSGLVEILDGLAAGQRIVVDGTGKLRPGVAVVDTAAAAPGAGGANGAADRGR